In the Elizabethkingia bruuniana genome, GCATTTTTTCTTTCCAGGGTTAGTTGCTTTTGTATTTTTTAAAAAGGAATGGAAAACGGTTTGGATAATTTTATTATCAACGATGCTTGTTGACATTGACCATCTGTTTGCCGAACCAATATTTGATCCAAACAGATGCAGTGTAGGATTTCACTTTCTGCATTCATATTACGCTATAGTGCTGTATGTTTTGTTGTTCCTATTTGGAAACAAAATAATAAGAATTATTGCCCTTGGTTTATTGCTGCATATGGTAGCCGATTTTCAGGACTGTTTGTGGTAGTGAACGATTAATAACAAAAATTTTAAGAAATGCTTTTAAACAAAAAAATATCTATTTCATACTTTGTTAAGCAAGTAAAATGGCAAATATTCTTTGTAGTTACCTTTGCTCTAACCATTGGTTTTCTGCATTTAACCCCTGTACTGGCAGATATTGCAATACCATTTAGCATATTGGCTCTTTTAGGAACTATTGTTTCTATTTTACTTGCCTTTAGAACCTCACAGTCTTATGAAAGATGGTGGGAGGCGAGGATTGTTTGGGGAGCTATCGTTAATGACTCTCGAATACTTACAAGGCAATTGAACCAATTTCTATCGACTAAAGAAAAAGAAGAAATTAAAATCTTTGCTCAACGGCAAATTGTATGGGTGTATGCTCTGGGCGAAACCTTGAGGAAAGTAGGATTTTCTTCAAAAGTCGAAGCGTATATTAATTTTCATAAAATTAGTGCTGTCAATATTCCAAACGCTATTCTTGATGAGCATTCTAAACAAATGGGTTTTTTAGCAGAACAAAGAAAAATTTCGGAGTTTCAGCAACTGCAACTAAACGAAACAATTACTAAGCTATGTGATAGTATGGGGAAATGTGAACGCATAAAAAACACGGTATTCCCAAGAGCGTACAGCCTGCTATTACATACATTAATCTACGTTTTTACCATCTTGGTGCCATTCGGATTAGAGCATTCGCAGTTTACTATACAAATTATACTGTCAATACTTATTCCTATAATGTTTATTGCCATAGAAAAAACCGCCATAATGATGCAAGACCCATTTGAGAATACACCTGTTGATACTCCGATGACATCGCTGGCTTTAACCATAGAAATCAATATCAAGCAAATGATTGGTGAAGACGAAATACCCCAAAAGAAAGACAATGAGCTTTATTTTGAAATGTAGTGGTACTTAAGTTTTTATTATCAAACCTGTGTATCTGTCGTACAGAAATCAAAATTAAATAGACAATGAATAAAATAATTAAACCAATTATAGAACCCTTCAAATCTCTGAGGAATGCTACTTTTGCAAAGCTATATTTCGCCCAAATCGCAAGCCTTTTGGGTGATGCTTTTACTTGGCTCGGTTTGGCTTTGCTTACCTACCAAATGAGCCCTAAAAACGCAGCGGCAATATTAGCATCAGCCCTTACTTTAAGGGTAACAGCCTATATTCTCTTTTCGCCTTTTGCAGGTGTTGTATCAGAAAGATTTCAACGAAAGCAGATACTGCTCGTTACACAGGTGGCAAGAATGACAATCGTATGTGCGTTACCATTCGTTAATGCCGAATGGCAATTATATGGGTTGATATTTGCCTTGAATGTATTTGCAGCATTTTTTACACCAACTTATAGGGCAATTATTCCACAGATAGTTGAAAAAGAAATTTACAGAGAAGCCAATGGTTTATCAATGGCAACATTTCAGTTATTGAGTGTTTTCGGACCCGCACTGGCAGGGATTTTCGCAGTATGGATGGGTGCTACACAAATATTTTTCATAAATGGTGCAACTCTTTTCGTTGCTATACTTATAATACTTACTATTCCCAAAGGAACATTGCAAAAAGGTGTAAATAATGAGAATACAGCATCTAAAAATACGTGGAATGAAGTATTAAAAGGCATTCGATTACTATTCGGTAACAAAATTGTTCGTTTCGCTTTAAGCATCGAGTTTATATCAGCTATTGCAGGAGCTATCATCTTAGTAAATACAATAGGTTTGGTTAAAAATTCCTTGAAATTGGATGACCAACATTACGGTTGGATAATGTCAATTTTTGGCGTGGGTGCAGCTATTACCGCATTCTTATTGGGAAGTTTAGACAAATCGAAAAGTAGAAGTGTATCCCTAATAAGCGGTGCAATGTTACTAGGTATAGCCATTAGTTTTGCTAATTTTTTACCATACAACGGAGTAATGTTTTTATGGGTTTTGGCAGGTATCGGTCAAACATTAGCAGATATGCCGTCCGAAACCCTAATCGGCGAAAATATTGAAGCCAAAGACCACGGCAAAGTATATGGTGCTCATTTCGCATTTTCCCATTTATGGTGGGCAATAGCCTATCCCATTGCAGGATTTTTAGGTACACAGTTTCCCGGTCGGGAGTTTTTGTATGGCGGTATTGCCACAATTATTTTAGCGATTGCAGCTATTCTGCTGATTAGAAAACCACAGGTAAAACAATAAAAATGGCTTAATGAAAATAATTAGGACATTTATTAATTAGCCCAGATATTAATCCCAAAAGATAAATATATGACTAAATTCTTCAATGAAACGTTGCATAAACTAGAAACTGAAATCACAGAAATTGAAG is a window encoding:
- a CDS encoding MFS transporter, with amino-acid sequence MNKIIKPIIEPFKSLRNATFAKLYFAQIASLLGDAFTWLGLALLTYQMSPKNAAAILASALTLRVTAYILFSPFAGVVSERFQRKQILLVTQVARMTIVCALPFVNAEWQLYGLIFALNVFAAFFTPTYRAIIPQIVEKEIYREANGLSMATFQLLSVFGPALAGIFAVWMGATQIFFINGATLFVAILIILTIPKGTLQKGVNNENTASKNTWNEVLKGIRLLFGNKIVRFALSIEFISAIAGAIILVNTIGLVKNSLKLDDQHYGWIMSIFGVGAAITAFLLGSLDKSKSRSVSLISGAMLLGIAISFANFLPYNGVMFLWVLAGIGQTLADMPSETLIGENIEAKDHGKVYGAHFAFSHLWWAIAYPIAGFLGTQFPGREFLYGGIATIILAIAAILLIRKPQVKQ
- a CDS encoding bestrophin family protein; the protein is MLLNKKISISYFVKQVKWQIFFVVTFALTIGFLHLTPVLADIAIPFSILALLGTIVSILLAFRTSQSYERWWEARIVWGAIVNDSRILTRQLNQFLSTKEKEEIKIFAQRQIVWVYALGETLRKVGFSSKVEAYINFHKISAVNIPNAILDEHSKQMGFLAEQRKISEFQQLQLNETITKLCDSMGKCERIKNTVFPRAYSLLLHTLIYVFTILVPFGLEHSQFTIQIILSILIPIMFIAIEKTAIMMQDPFENTPVDTPMTSLALTIEINIKQMIGEDEIPQKKDNELYFEM
- a CDS encoding DUF6122 family protein, with translation MSLFILQNIIHYTLHFFFPGLVAFVFFKKEWKTVWIILLSTMLVDIDHLFAEPIFDPNRCSVGFHFLHSYYAIVLYVLLFLFGNKIIRIIALGLLLHMVADFQDCLW